TGGGGTGGAGGTGTTATTGCCTACGCTGATAAACCAGGAGAGGTAATAAATAACCAGCAGGCTATGGCACGAGCTCAATCACTCGGGGTAGCTATGGTTGAAACCATGCAAATGGTAAAATAGTTGGGCTTTCAACCGATTTAAATTCCATCACTCGGGGTATCGTTTTGCCCGAATGCTTAATCAGTGAATCTATCCCTGCCAACGCAATTGTCGACTCCGTACTCTCTTTTGACATAGCGATAGATAGCAACATCATACTCTTCCGGGTATTTGAACTTCTGCTCCGCAATCAATACAATTTGCCTGCCCAGTTCTCTTGACGCTTTCATGGCGTGCTTATCCTTGCGAATATCTCCTTTATTTCTGGCATAACCATATACGAAGTCGGTTGAAAGCATGTGGTGTACTGAAAAGAAAGTATTGAATAGATTCCACACGCCCAGATTTCCCAAACTCGCTCCGACAGATATCACGCCACTGACCTTATTGGTCAACCTGTTGTTATTTGTATATAGGGCATAGGAACGGTCAATAAGAATCTTAGCTTGAGCGGTCGCGCTCCAGAAGTAAACCGGTGTACCCCAGACAATGCCATCGGCCTCTACCAGTTTGGGATAAATCTCCTGTACGCCATCTTGAATGTGGCATTTACCGGTCTTTTCACATGATAAACAACCGTCGCAAGGTTTAATATCTTTATCCCAGACCGTTACCAGATCGGTCTCTGCTCCGCGGTCCTGTGCTCCGGTTAGAGCTTCCTGCACCAGGAGTTCGGTATTTCCCCCTTTTCGAGGGCTGCATACAACACCTAAAACCTTCATCTCACACCTCTTTCTTCGTTTCTTAGCTCTCTTGGTCAAGGCATGGTTGTGCTTAAACTAATAGACGGAATCTCTAGAGTTTAATATTCTCTCCCTCAACTATGACCATCTTACAGGTTTTAATGAATTTAACTAGAAATTCCTCTGGCTGAGCACTTTGCAATCGTTCTGCAGTTCTTAAGGCAGATTCCAAATTGTCAAACCAAATCATTTCATAGCCGAAGATATCAAATTGGGCGGTAGTCCCGCCAGCCAGTGGATATTTGTGGATGAGTCTATTAATTGTATATCTTTTTGCCTTGGGTAGCATTTTGTCTTTTACCCATGAAGTATGCTTTTCGCGCCACACCTTGTATACCTCATCCGGGTCAACACCTGGTTTTAGGCTAAATATTGATACGAGCTTTACCATATCTTTTTCCTCTCAGGAACAACTATTAGGATCTCTAAAGCTCAACCTCTTCTTCCTGGACAATAAACCTTTTAGCAGGAGTAATGCGCTTTGTATGAGATTCATCTGGCTGAGCAGCTTGAACTCGTCCCACAGCTCTTTGCGCGGACTCTATATCGTCAAACCAAAACTCCGCAATCCCCCAGATATCTTCTATTTGAACATCCC
This Chloroflexota bacterium DNA region includes the following protein-coding sequences:
- a CDS encoding flavodoxin family protein → MKVLGVVCSPRKGGNTELLVQEALTGAQDRGAETDLVTVWDKDIKPCDGCLSCEKTGKCHIQDGVQEIYPKLVEADGIVWGTPVYFWSATAQAKILIDRSYALYTNNNRLTNKVSGVISVGASLGNLGVWNLFNTFFSVHHMLSTDFVYGYARNKGDIRKDKHAMKASRELGRQIVLIAEQKFKYPEEYDVAIYRYVKREYGVDNCVGRDRFTD
- a CDS encoding EthD domain-containing protein, whose product is MVKLVSIFSLKPGVDPDEVYKVWREKHTSWVKDKMLPKAKRYTINRLIHKYPLAGGTTAQFDIFGYEMIWFDNLESALRTAERLQSAQPEEFLVKFIKTCKMVIVEGENIKL
- a CDS encoding EthD domain-containing protein, whose translation is MSKFKFNAIFGLKPGIDPDETYRNWREEHVLYAKKLTLPEVRKYNINRVIHRFGDVQIEDIWGIAEFWFDDIESAQRAVGRVQAAQPDESHTKRITPAKRFIVQEEEVEL